A DNA window from Ignavibacteriales bacterium contains the following coding sequences:
- a CDS encoding (Fe-S)-binding protein: protein MMETGESNIFRGINVPSNEILNNCIHCGLCLPTCPTYALTNLERSSPRGRIRLIKSVVEGKLSISKEFIYEMDFCLDCQACETACPAGIKYGSLVEAARAQIYQGQYGGKIEWLLKKIMLSWIFARHERLKFIARILRLYQRSGLQTIIENYGLLKAISKKLYALQSLAPKISNTFSSEVLAEIILPKTKVQHSVIFLSGCIMDVAYSDINDDTIQLLLQHGCKVIIPKGQRCCGSLQAHNGDIDGARESARYNIELFSQFDSDYLVMNSAGCGAFMKEYSELFADDSIMKEKAKFISKRTRDITEFLTSIGFTQAGIKFSTRYAGKRITYHDACHLVHSQKISEQPRELIRSVPGIEFVELPEAAWCCGSAGIYNIMHFDPSMQFLKRKIENIRKVDPDIIVMGNPGCMLQLQYGLHNEGLEVELLHTATFLRRACEA, encoded by the coding sequence ATGATGGAAACAGGGGAGAGCAATATATTTCGCGGTATCAATGTTCCCAGTAACGAGATCTTGAATAACTGCATTCATTGCGGATTGTGCCTTCCAACTTGTCCTACGTACGCACTCACCAACCTTGAACGATCATCACCACGAGGCCGCATTAGGCTCATTAAGTCTGTTGTAGAGGGGAAACTATCCATCTCCAAGGAATTTATTTATGAGATGGACTTCTGTCTGGATTGTCAAGCATGTGAGACAGCTTGTCCGGCAGGAATCAAATACGGATCACTGGTTGAAGCCGCTCGTGCGCAGATCTACCAAGGGCAATATGGAGGTAAAATCGAATGGCTCTTAAAAAAAATTATGTTGAGCTGGATATTTGCCCGACATGAAAGATTAAAATTCATAGCCCGCATTCTGCGATTGTACCAAAGGAGCGGGTTACAAACAATTATCGAAAATTATGGATTATTGAAAGCAATTTCAAAAAAACTATATGCCTTGCAATCACTTGCGCCAAAGATATCTAATACATTCTCATCAGAAGTCTTAGCAGAAATCATCTTACCTAAAACTAAGGTACAACATTCGGTTATTTTTCTTTCCGGATGTATCATGGATGTTGCGTATTCAGATATCAACGACGATACAATCCAGCTGCTTTTGCAGCATGGCTGTAAAGTAATAATCCCAAAAGGGCAGAGGTGCTGCGGTTCTCTGCAAGCCCATAATGGAGATATTGATGGAGCAAGAGAATCGGCCAGGTATAACATTGAACTATTCTCTCAGTTTGACTCAGACTACCTTGTGATGAACTCTGCAGGTTGCGGAGCCTTTATGAAGGAATATAGTGAACTATTCGCCGACGATTCTATCATGAAAGAAAAAGCGAAGTTTATCTCAAAACGCACACGCGACATAACAGAATTTCTTACATCGATTGGTTTTACACAGGCAGGAATAAAATTTTCAACGCGATATGCAGGTAAACGAATTACATATCACGATGCATGCCATCTTGTTCATTCACAAAAGATTAGCGAGCAGCCAAGAGAGCTTATTCGAAGTGTACCAGGAATAGAATTTGTTGAACTGCCTGAAGCGGCATGGTGTTGCGGCAGTGCCGGAATTTATAACATCATGCATTTTGATCCCTCAATGCAATTCTTAAAAAGAAAGATCGAGAACATCCGGAAAGTAGATCCTGATATCATCGTCATGGGAAATCCTGGATGCATGCTCCAACTGCAGTATGGTCTTCATAATGAAGGATTAGAAGTCGAATTATTACATACAGCTACATTTTTAAGGAGGGCTTGTGAAGCATAA
- a CDS encoding diacylglycerol kinase family lipid kinase translates to MSDLPKLGIVLNPKAGRGRGLNIEKSLVEYLRRRNIVFQLEKTKGPMHAIDISRQLSKEFDVIVAMGGDGTVNETAAGVLGSTASLAIFPIGSGNDFNKLIRIPNKVNLAIDTIVSGTKKLFDLGRVSIRNSTGMSQIKIFVNTLGIGIDAQIAKEAKRINYLRGLPLYVLAAIKALSIYSPNEYTISDNSTTRKEKAYLLCIGNGIYEGGGFKMLPEANPSDSKLNICLIRKMSVWNAIPLVPKIIHGTHGEHNMVTLWDTKILRVSSDQPFILHGDGEIFEENAIDVTIDLMPKAISMIIPKN, encoded by the coding sequence ATGTCTGATCTGCCCAAATTAGGAATTGTTCTTAATCCGAAAGCCGGAAGAGGACGCGGCCTCAACATTGAAAAATCGTTAGTTGAATATTTACGCCGGCGAAATATTGTTTTTCAACTTGAAAAAACCAAGGGACCGATGCACGCTATTGATATTTCAAGGCAACTGAGCAAGGAGTTCGATGTTATTGTTGCTATGGGAGGCGATGGAACAGTGAATGAAACTGCAGCAGGAGTTTTAGGGAGCACAGCATCGCTTGCGATTTTTCCAATTGGCTCTGGTAATGACTTTAACAAACTCATTAGAATTCCAAATAAAGTAAATCTTGCAATTGATACAATAGTTTCAGGAACTAAAAAATTATTCGATCTTGGGAGAGTATCAATACGAAATTCTACGGGCATGTCTCAAATAAAAATTTTTGTGAATACTTTAGGAATTGGAATTGATGCTCAGATTGCGAAAGAGGCGAAACGAATTAATTATTTACGTGGATTGCCTTTATATGTCCTTGCAGCTATTAAAGCATTAAGCATTTATTCACCCAACGAATATACTATTTCTGATAATAGTACGACAAGAAAAGAAAAAGCTTATCTCTTGTGTATTGGAAATGGAATCTACGAGGGAGGTGGATTTAAGATGCTGCCAGAGGCTAATCCAAGTGATTCAAAATTGAATATATGTCTCATTCGAAAAATGTCAGTATGGAATGCGATTCCATTAGTGCCAAAGATCATTCATGGAACCCATGGAGAGCATAATATGGTGACTTTGTGGGACACAAAGATACTCAGAGTTTCGTCTGACCAGCCATTTATACTTCATGGAGATGGTGAAATATTTGAAGAGAATGCAATTGATGTAACAATAGATTTAATGCCAAAAGCGATTAGTATGATTATCCCCAAGAATTGA
- the purL gene encoding phosphoribosylformylglycinamidine synthase subunit PurL has product MKKLKNLPVKGIDPEITIELVKDHGLSKEEYDRILKILGRVPTFTELGIFSVMWSEHCSYKNSIAQLKTLPRKGPHLLVEAGEENAGLVDIGDGLAVAFKIESHNHPSAVEPYQGAATGVGGILRDIFSMGARPIAVLNSLRFGRLADPKISHLFRRVVKGIADYGNSFGVPTVAGEVYFDDSYQDNPLLNAMAVGVVEHGKIAKAIAKGKGNIVMIVGSKTGRDGIHGATFASEEISEKSEAKKSSVQVGDPFAGKILLEATLEVIASGFVIGVQDMGAAGITCSTSEMSARGNSGMMIDLEEIPLREKEMTPYEILLSESQERMLFIIQKGHEEEVANLFKKWDIEAKTIGVVEDTPNIIIRLNKEIIANLPAEPLVLGGSGAPVYKREIQRPKYVDQCRKFEPQSLPAPKDMNKCLLNLLERPSIASKRWVYEQYDSMVRTNSVLLADGDAAVIRLKESRKGLALKTDCNAKFVYLNPRRGTQIAVAEAARNVACVGAKPIAITNCLNFGNPYDPEIYWQFTEAIAGMREACIAFATPVTGGNVSFYNEGPSGAIIPTPVIGMLGLLNDVDHIVGSHFTQVDDIIVELGVNYGEIGGSEYQSMSLNDILGDAPSIDLDYEARLHNVCQEFAAKNIVNSMHDISDGGLAVTLVECLNDKNELGCHIELIENGVKQFRKDFIYFGESQSRVIVSCNKNKLPQVLAISSQNKIDATQIGKVTGDGRLKIDSFIDLNAMEAINCYNKSIEKRMPIEQN; this is encoded by the coding sequence ATGAAGAAATTGAAAAATCTACCTGTTAAAGGAATCGATCCAGAAATAACAATTGAGCTCGTAAAAGATCACGGTCTTTCGAAAGAAGAATATGATCGTATATTAAAAATATTAGGCCGGGTACCAACTTTTACAGAATTAGGTATTTTTAGTGTTATGTGGAGTGAACATTGCAGCTATAAGAATTCTATTGCACAGTTGAAAACATTACCGCGTAAAGGTCCGCACTTATTGGTAGAAGCCGGAGAAGAAAATGCGGGACTTGTGGATATCGGCGATGGGCTTGCAGTAGCATTTAAAATTGAAAGCCACAATCATCCTTCAGCTGTAGAGCCTTATCAGGGTGCAGCAACAGGAGTTGGCGGTATTTTACGAGATATTTTTTCAATGGGTGCCCGGCCGATTGCTGTTTTAAATTCTTTAAGGTTTGGCCGTTTAGCTGATCCAAAAATAAGTCATCTGTTCAGAAGAGTCGTAAAAGGTATAGCGGATTATGGAAACAGTTTTGGTGTACCAACAGTAGCAGGAGAAGTCTATTTCGACGATTCATATCAAGATAATCCTTTGTTGAATGCCATGGCAGTTGGAGTTGTGGAGCATGGCAAAATTGCGAAAGCAATTGCAAAAGGTAAGGGAAATATTGTAATGATAGTCGGATCAAAGACCGGCCGAGATGGAATTCATGGTGCAACATTCGCTTCAGAAGAAATTTCGGAAAAATCTGAAGCAAAGAAGTCTTCTGTTCAGGTTGGTGATCCATTTGCTGGCAAAATATTATTAGAAGCTACCTTAGAAGTTATTGCAAGCGGATTTGTCATTGGTGTTCAAGATATGGGAGCGGCTGGAATCACATGCTCAACATCAGAGATGAGTGCAAGAGGCAATTCAGGAATGATGATTGATCTTGAAGAAATTCCGTTACGTGAAAAAGAGATGACTCCTTATGAAATCCTATTATCTGAATCGCAAGAAAGAATGTTGTTCATCATACAAAAAGGACACGAAGAGGAAGTAGCTAATCTCTTTAAAAAGTGGGATATAGAAGCAAAGACTATTGGAGTTGTTGAAGATACTCCGAACATAATTATTCGTTTGAATAAAGAGATCATAGCAAATCTTCCCGCAGAACCTCTCGTATTAGGTGGAAGTGGCGCACCAGTCTACAAGCGTGAAATACAAAGACCAAAATATGTAGATCAATGTAGAAAATTTGAGCCACAATCTTTACCAGCACCGAAAGATATGAACAAATGCTTACTTAATTTACTCGAACGACCATCGATAGCAAGTAAAAGATGGGTATATGAACAGTATGATTCTATGGTGCGAACAAACAGTGTTCTACTAGCAGATGGAGATGCGGCTGTAATTCGTTTAAAAGAATCACGTAAGGGACTTGCTCTTAAAACAGATTGTAATGCTAAATTTGTATACTTGAACCCAAGAAGAGGCACACAGATAGCTGTAGCTGAAGCTGCAAGAAACGTCGCGTGTGTAGGGGCAAAGCCAATTGCCATAACTAATTGCTTAAATTTCGGAAATCCATACGATCCTGAAATCTATTGGCAATTCACAGAAGCGATTGCTGGTATGAGAGAGGCATGCATCGCATTCGCAACTCCAGTTACTGGTGGAAACGTTAGTTTTTATAACGAAGGACCGAGTGGAGCAATCATTCCAACTCCGGTCATTGGTATGCTAGGTCTGTTAAACGACGTAGATCATATTGTAGGGTCACATTTTACTCAAGTTGATGATATTATCGTAGAGTTAGGCGTGAATTATGGAGAAATTGGTGGATCGGAATATCAATCTATGAGTCTGAATGATATTCTTGGTGATGCTCCCAGCATTGATTTAGATTATGAAGCGCGACTTCACAACGTCTGTCAAGAGTTCGCAGCAAAAAATATTGTTAACTCAATGCACGATATTTCAGATGGTGGCTTAGCAGTAACACTTGTTGAATGTCTAAATGATAAAAACGAGTTGGGTTGCCACATAGAATTGATTGAGAATGGAGTAAAACAATTCAGGAAAGATTTTATATACTTTGGAGAATCACAATCAAGGGTAATAGTATCGTGCAATAAAAACAAATTACCACAGGTCTTAGCAATCTCTAGTCAAAATAAAATAGATGCGACTCAGATAGGCAAAGTTACAGGAGATGGAAGATTGAAGATAGATTCCTTCATTGATCTTAATGCAATGGAAGCGATTAACTGCTACAATAAATCCATTGAAAAAAGAATGCCGATCGAACAGAATTAA
- a CDS encoding endonuclease MutS2, translating into MTQPSIHLPPYFVDAQRKLEYDKVVERISKLAFSESGRQQTLRLTPQIDRTIIEQELRKVSEAKELLIAETAIPLDGFKNIVAALKKTTVENQVLSLVELLEIAATIRVSRSLKVFLVKRASQYPAIGIYHQQLFADKIIEHHIDEALDERGFVKDSASRELRDIRRSMIGASDALRKRLESILRNVAQQEFLQDDIITTRDGRFVIPIKSEYKHSVPGFIHSSSSSGATVFIEPAESLELNNALRELQLREQREIHRILADLTKQVSEIREPLAVSYSALTELDVIFARGKYSIELCGNPPVISAVPCIKLFNARHPILLQHLKREKTVPLSIELGGETQTLIITGPNAGGKTVTMKTVGLLALCAQAGIHIPADSESELFPFQKIFVDIGDDQSIENDLSSFSSHLHSLHNILEEADALSLVLIDEIGTGTDPSEGGALAAVVLQDLTARQAITIATTHHGILKVFAHETLGMDNASMEFDQESLSPTYRFRSGIPGSSYAFELAERLGISHTLLNRARTQMGDEKTKLESLILELERQGQEYQHQLRQTAKEKEHLESMILSYEQKTTQLKRELGTIRKKAIEEAKEIVQQAQLKVERSVKEIRESGAQREIVRSSHQVLKKLGEDLEKFTLEEQTTPPNTELIEKGDIVRIRDGHEKGEVIEIHGKHAIVLCGDARLRITLTDLHKEQKQPKQYSSSSSTTPAPEAANEIDLRGLFGDEAIAQVQTFLDNAYAAGLHRVDIIHGKGTGALRKRISDFVKMYPHVKAFRLGEWNEGGTGVTVVELN; encoded by the coding sequence GTGACTCAGCCGTCCATACATCTTCCACCTTATTTCGTTGATGCACAGCGCAAGCTGGAATATGATAAAGTAGTTGAACGGATTAGCAAACTTGCATTTTCAGAATCTGGAAGACAGCAAACTCTCCGCCTTACACCACAAATCGACCGCACTATCATTGAGCAAGAACTTCGTAAAGTTTCAGAAGCCAAAGAGCTTCTTATTGCCGAAACAGCAATTCCATTAGATGGATTTAAAAATATCGTCGCTGCATTGAAGAAGACAACGGTCGAAAACCAGGTTCTTTCTCTTGTTGAATTATTAGAAATTGCAGCGACCATTCGCGTTTCTCGTTCACTTAAAGTATTTCTGGTAAAACGTGCTTCACAATATCCAGCGATAGGCATCTATCACCAGCAATTGTTTGCTGATAAAATAATTGAACATCACATTGATGAAGCGCTGGATGAGCGGGGATTTGTCAAAGATTCAGCGAGCCGAGAATTGCGTGATATTCGGCGCTCGATGATAGGGGCGAGTGATGCATTGCGGAAGCGGCTTGAATCTATACTCCGGAACGTCGCTCAGCAGGAATTTCTCCAAGATGATATTATCACGACCCGTGATGGTCGATTTGTGATTCCTATTAAATCAGAATACAAGCACAGTGTACCAGGATTCATTCATTCTTCTTCTTCAAGCGGTGCTACTGTGTTTATTGAACCGGCAGAATCACTTGAGCTCAATAATGCCTTACGAGAGCTTCAACTCCGTGAGCAGCGAGAAATTCATCGTATTCTCGCCGATCTCACAAAACAGGTCAGCGAAATACGCGAACCACTCGCCGTAAGTTATTCTGCTCTTACAGAACTTGACGTTATCTTCGCACGTGGAAAGTATTCGATTGAATTATGCGGAAATCCGCCTGTGATTTCTGCTGTCCCATGCATTAAATTATTCAATGCTCGGCACCCAATTCTTCTTCAGCATCTTAAAAGAGAAAAAACTGTCCCGCTTTCGATAGAACTTGGCGGGGAGACTCAAACGCTTATCATCACCGGTCCAAATGCCGGCGGTAAAACTGTGACGATGAAAACAGTCGGCCTCCTGGCATTATGTGCACAGGCAGGCATTCATATTCCCGCGGATTCTGAATCAGAACTATTTCCATTTCAAAAAATATTTGTCGATATAGGCGACGACCAGTCTATTGAAAATGATCTGAGCTCTTTTAGTTCACATCTTCATTCACTCCATAATATTCTTGAAGAAGCAGATGCATTATCGTTGGTATTGATTGATGAAATTGGCACAGGAACAGATCCATCTGAAGGAGGTGCCTTGGCGGCTGTGGTGCTGCAAGACCTTACTGCCCGGCAAGCGATCACTATAGCGACAACGCATCACGGTATATTGAAAGTATTTGCTCATGAAACGCTAGGCATGGACAACGCTTCTATGGAGTTTGACCAAGAGTCCTTATCGCCAACCTATCGTTTCAGAAGCGGAATTCCAGGAAGCAGTTACGCATTCGAGCTTGCTGAACGGTTAGGAATATCGCATACTCTCTTGAATCGGGCACGCACTCAAATGGGAGATGAAAAAACGAAGCTTGAATCGCTTATTCTGGAACTTGAACGTCAAGGTCAAGAATATCAACATCAATTGCGTCAAACAGCAAAAGAAAAAGAGCATTTAGAATCGATGATTTTATCTTACGAACAAAAGACAACGCAATTAAAACGTGAATTAGGAACAATTAGGAAAAAAGCAATTGAGGAAGCAAAAGAAATTGTTCAGCAAGCTCAGTTAAAAGTTGAGCGTTCAGTAAAGGAAATTCGCGAGAGCGGCGCTCAGCGAGAAATTGTCCGCTCATCGCACCAAGTGCTCAAAAAACTTGGCGAAGATCTAGAAAAATTCACGCTTGAAGAACAAACAACTCCTCCGAACACTGAATTAATTGAAAAAGGCGATATCGTTCGAATTCGTGATGGACATGAAAAGGGAGAAGTAATAGAAATTCACGGAAAACATGCCATCGTCCTTTGCGGTGATGCAAGGCTTCGAATTACATTGACCGATTTGCACAAAGAACAAAAGCAACCGAAACAATATTCTAGCTCTTCATCAACCACTCCTGCTCCCGAAGCAGCAAATGAAATCGATCTAAGAGGGCTTTTTGGTGATGAAGCTATTGCACAAGTCCAGACGTTCCTAGATAATGCTTATGCTGCAGGATTACATCGCGTTGATATTATCCATGGAAAGGGTACAGGGGCACTACGAAAAAGGATTAGTGATTTCGTGAAAATGTACCCGCATGTAAAAGCCTTTCGCTTGGGTGAATGGAATGAGGGTGGTACAGGTGTAACAGTCGTTGAGTTGAATTGA
- a CDS encoding CvpA family protein, with the protein MMLDILIGIPMLVFILLGLRDGAVRKLVAIVALIAGLFLGQIYMHDLGQFLSENGWIQSTDASMYGFLFIFLGMAILQGLLYKILTGGYKIGGLADRIGGMALGCIEGALFISSLLFIFALTGFPSHETKRDARFYKPIVNIAPQILDLTSSLGTDSFEKLKEMSNPGAIDGKTKVKGIHGSVDSSAVLDKRKQLEKINEARETARKQNP; encoded by the coding sequence ATGATGCTCGACATTCTTATCGGCATACCAATGCTCGTTTTTATTCTGCTCGGATTGCGCGATGGTGCTGTCCGCAAACTCGTTGCAATTGTCGCTCTCATTGCCGGCCTCTTTCTTGGGCAGATTTATATGCATGATCTCGGTCAATTTTTATCAGAAAACGGATGGATTCAGTCCACCGATGCTTCGATGTACGGATTCTTATTTATTTTCTTAGGAATGGCGATACTACAAGGGCTGCTGTACAAAATTCTTACTGGCGGTTATAAAATTGGAGGTTTGGCAGACCGAATTGGCGGAATGGCTCTTGGTTGCATTGAAGGTGCTTTGTTTATTAGTTCTCTGCTCTTTATTTTTGCACTCACGGGATTTCCTTCTCATGAAACAAAACGTGATGCACGGTTCTATAAACCCATAGTAAATATCGCACCTCAAATATTGGATTTAACATCATCGCTTGGCACTGATTCTTTTGAAAAGCTTAAAGAAATGAGTAATCCTGGTGCAATTGATGGAAAAACAAAAGTAAAAGGCATTCACGGATCCGTCGATAGCTCTGCCGTATTGGACAAAAGAAAACAGTTGGAAAAAATAAACGAGGCTCGTGAAACAGCTCGGAAGCAAAATCCATAG
- a CDS encoding GatB/YqeY domain-containing protein yields MALSEKINDDLKAAMKSGDSIKLNTIRSIRSRIIELSKRGAGSGITTEDELTILLSETKKRKEALEMYQKAGRTDLADQEQRELEIIHEYLPKQMSREEAVDIVKKIIQEVGAVSAKDFGKVMPAAMKELKGKIDGKVVQEVVKQQLGE; encoded by the coding sequence ATGGCACTCTCCGAAAAGATTAACGATGATCTTAAAGCCGCAATGAAATCCGGCGACAGCATTAAGTTGAACACGATTCGATCTATTCGGTCACGAATTATAGAACTTTCTAAACGTGGTGCTGGTTCAGGCATTACAACCGAGGATGAATTGACAATTCTCTTGTCTGAGACGAAGAAGCGGAAGGAAGCACTAGAGATGTACCAGAAAGCAGGGAGGACAGACCTTGCAGATCAAGAACAACGTGAGCTCGAAATCATTCATGAATATTTGCCAAAGCAAATGAGCAGGGAAGAAGCCGTGGATATTGTAAAAAAAATAATCCAGGAAGTTGGGGCAGTCTCTGCAAAAGATTTCGGAAAGGTCATGCCTGCTGCAATGAAAGAATTAAAAGGCAAGATTGACGGAAAAGTTGTACAAGAAGTAGTGAAACAGCAATTAGGAGAATAA
- a CDS encoding VF530 family protein — MKSEQPNNPLHGKTLETILQHLVAHYGWEQMGARIKIKCFNDNPSIQSSLKFLRKTPWARIKVEKMYLESIRNYI, encoded by the coding sequence ATGAAATCGGAACAGCCGAATAATCCATTGCACGGAAAGACTTTGGAAACTATCTTGCAGCATTTGGTAGCTCACTATGGGTGGGAACAGATGGGAGCACGGATTAAGATCAAATGCTTCAATGACAATCCAAGTATTCAATCGAGTTTAAAATTCCTGCGTAAAACTCCTTGGGCACGAATAAAAGTGGAAAAGATGTATCTTGAAAGTATAAGAAATTATATCTAG
- a CDS encoding RNA-binding protein — protein MKMYVGNLSRDISEDELKKEFAAFGAVDSVALIKDKFTGTAKGFGFVEMPVQAEAEAAIAGLNDKELKGRKIVVNEARPMTDRKPGGRGRGSSGGGGNRSRY, from the coding sequence ATGAAAATGTATGTCGGTAATCTGTCACGCGATATTTCGGAAGACGAATTAAAAAAGGAATTTGCAGCATTTGGGGCTGTCGATTCTGTTGCTCTCATAAAAGACAAATTTACTGGAACAGCGAAGGGATTCGGATTTGTGGAGATGCCGGTACAAGCGGAAGCAGAGGCAGCTATTGCCGGATTGAATGATAAAGAGCTCAAAGGACGTAAAATTGTGGTAAACGAAGCTCGCCCGATGACCGACCGAAAGCCTGGCGGCCGTGGACGCGGCAGTTCTGGCGGCGGTGGAAACCGTTCTAGGTACTAG
- a CDS encoding nucleotide pyrophosphohydrolase: MKSKNDIISKLTKTIIKFRDQRNWKQFHNPKDLALAISIEASELNELFLWKHHDEYDKKRLAEELADVLTYSLLLAHEANLDVAKIINSKIEKNKKRYPIKKSKGSAKKYNEV, encoded by the coding sequence ATGAAATCTAAAAATGATATTATATCAAAATTGACAAAGACTATTATCAAGTTCCGCGATCAAAGGAACTGGAAACAGTTTCACAATCCCAAAGATCTTGCGCTTGCAATATCAATAGAAGCCTCAGAACTGAATGAGCTTTTTCTTTGGAAACACCACGATGAATATGATAAAAAGCGACTCGCCGAAGAATTGGCAGATGTGCTTACCTATTCGCTTCTTTTGGCACATGAGGCAAATCTGGATGTGGCGAAGATAATCAATTCCAAAATCGAGAAAAACAAAAAACGTTATCCAATCAAGAAATCAAAAGGATCAGCGAAAAAATATAACGAGGTTTGA